A single genomic interval of Stieleria maiorica harbors:
- a CDS encoding cysteine peptidase family C39 domain-containing protein, with the protein MGMDLGIAIGFIAAVSALAFVAGRRLSLSVYQNQPLLFAECLIFSLVFAFGLSDRLSWAHAFPTPAALCWSNWVPVLLSFTAGLASEVAALRATWRQGVAGLMGLLAIGFLVLPVIRPQLFPIHLDDIAQWKDGVCMQSHEASCGPAAAATLLHQSALLTPARLTYGSGQRATAPLPSAERLMADACLTSNQGTSSLGLVRGLRLAVAGSSHTVEVADQDPGMWVARGQLPNVAVVRFNDRRNRQPVRQLLGTDGEGHAVVVHSRTADGRWKIADPAVGWRYWDNEQFRQLFTGDAIYLTAGN; encoded by the coding sequence ATGGGAATGGACCTCGGGATCGCGATCGGATTCATCGCCGCGGTCTCCGCACTCGCGTTTGTCGCGGGGCGGCGATTGTCGCTCTCGGTCTATCAGAATCAGCCTCTGTTGTTCGCCGAATGTCTGATCTTCTCGCTGGTCTTCGCGTTCGGGCTGTCCGATCGGTTGTCTTGGGCACACGCGTTCCCCACTCCGGCGGCATTGTGTTGGTCGAACTGGGTGCCGGTTCTGTTGTCCTTCACTGCCGGCTTGGCCAGTGAGGTCGCGGCATTGCGGGCGACTTGGCGACAAGGCGTCGCCGGCCTGATGGGGTTGCTCGCGATCGGTTTTCTGGTGTTACCGGTCATCCGTCCGCAGCTGTTTCCAATTCATTTGGACGACATCGCACAGTGGAAGGACGGAGTGTGTATGCAAAGCCACGAGGCCAGTTGCGGTCCCGCGGCGGCGGCGACACTGTTGCATCAGTCGGCGCTGCTGACCCCGGCACGGTTGACGTACGGCAGCGGACAACGGGCGACGGCTCCCCTGCCATCGGCCGAACGCTTGATGGCCGACGCGTGTTTGACCAGCAACCAGGGCACCTCGTCACTGGGATTGGTGCGGGGATTAAGGCTGGCCGTCGCCGGCAGCTCGCACACGGTGGAGGTCGCCGACCAGGATCCGGGGATGTGGGTGGCCCGCGGTCAATTGCCCAATGTGGCGGTGGTGCGTTTCAACGATCGCCGCAATCGCCAGCCGGTTCGACAGTTGTTGGGGACCGACGGCGAAGGTCACGCGGTGGTGGTGCACAGCCGAACCGCCGATGGACGCTGGAAGATCGCCGATCCGGCGGTCGGATGGCGATACTGGGACAACGAACAGTTCCGCCAGCTGTTCACCGGCGATGCGATTTATTTGACGGCGGGCAACTGA
- a CDS encoding DUF1501 domain-containing protein → MISNWKTPRGMSRRHFMNHMAGSTAAVSAAMTMGGAIAANADQMRRERKSAIMLWMGGGPPTIDLWDLKPGAPTGGPFQPISTSGDMQICEHLPMVAKQMHNLSVVRSMSTREADHNRGRYYMHTGFVPNPNIEHPSYGAVVAHELMSQRPELEIPPFVTVGGASAGPGFLGMAWSPFAVTSSGRIRNLDMKLDGSRLRQRMAALQEIESGFANRTRGLPAGEHGKVLKKTFDLMTSSQMEAFRVEKEDEKTKERYGTNGFGQGCLLARRLVEGGVPFVEVDLGGWDLHNNVHQTLSDTKLPQLDKAMSALVEDLEQRGLLQDTAIIWMGEFGRTPRINQNAGRDHWARSWSCVVGGAGIKGGLAVGETSSDGTAVESEPFSSEDLMATVCQGLGISLDTTFMSKNRRPMKIANGGKVISELVA, encoded by the coding sequence ATGATTTCAAACTGGAAAACACCTCGCGGAATGAGCCGCCGCCACTTCATGAACCACATGGCCGGTTCGACCGCGGCCGTGTCGGCGGCGATGACGATGGGTGGAGCGATTGCAGCCAACGCCGATCAAATGCGACGTGAACGCAAATCGGCGATCATGTTGTGGATGGGCGGTGGACCGCCGACGATCGACCTGTGGGATCTGAAGCCGGGCGCGCCGACCGGTGGCCCCTTTCAACCGATTTCAACCTCCGGTGACATGCAGATCTGCGAGCATTTGCCGATGGTCGCCAAACAGATGCACAACCTATCGGTCGTTCGCAGCATGTCGACGCGTGAGGCCGACCACAATCGCGGCCGTTATTACATGCACACCGGGTTCGTGCCCAACCCGAACATCGAACACCCCAGCTACGGAGCCGTCGTCGCGCATGAATTGATGTCGCAGCGTCCCGAACTGGAGATCCCGCCGTTTGTCACCGTCGGTGGCGCCAGCGCGGGCCCGGGATTTTTGGGCATGGCTTGGTCGCCGTTTGCCGTCACCAGCAGCGGCCGGATTCGTAATTTGGATATGAAACTGGACGGGTCCCGGCTTCGTCAGCGGATGGCGGCGCTGCAGGAAATCGAAAGCGGTTTCGCCAACCGAACCCGCGGCCTTCCCGCCGGCGAACACGGCAAGGTGCTCAAGAAGACCTTTGACCTGATGACCAGCAGCCAAATGGAAGCTTTCCGTGTCGAAAAGGAAGACGAAAAGACGAAGGAACGCTACGGGACCAACGGCTTCGGTCAAGGCTGTCTGCTGGCCCGGCGTCTGGTCGAAGGCGGCGTGCCCTTTGTCGAAGTCGACTTGGGCGGCTGGGATTTGCACAACAACGTTCACCAAACCCTATCGGACACCAAGCTGCCGCAATTGGACAAAGCGATGAGCGCCCTGGTGGAAGATCTGGAACAGCGGGGATTGCTGCAGGACACCGCGATCATTTGGATGGGCGAATTCGGACGGACACCGCGGATCAACCAGAACGCCGGACGTGACCACTGGGCGCGGTCCTGGTCTTGCGTCGTGGGCGGGGCAGGCATCAAGGGCGGTTTGGCGGTCGGAGAAACCAGCAGCGACGGAACGGCCGTTGAATCCGAACCGTTCAGCAGCGAAGACCTGATGGCGACGGTCTGTCAAGGACTCGGCATCTCGCTCGACACGACGTTCATGAGTAAAAACCGTCGCCCGATGAAGATTGCCAATGGTGGAAAAGTGATCAGCGAATTAGTGGCTTAG
- a CDS encoding GNAT family N-acetyltransferase: MGMTYFKRYRMEFDLRDWRGGDPRLPDGYEILPYLPGLLREHAIAKFNSFKEELDANVFPCLSRRDGCLRLMREITSRGDFVPDATWLIRFRETNPKTGVVQPYAVGTIQGLSTEGWGSIQNVGIDPAHRGKGLGSILLSKAATGFRAVGLDRMHLEVTTENTGAVRLYERLGFKRSSVVYKAAEVAGA, from the coding sequence ATGGGCATGACGTATTTCAAACGATACCGAATGGAATTTGACCTTCGCGATTGGCGTGGGGGCGATCCACGTCTGCCCGACGGATACGAAATCCTGCCCTACCTGCCGGGGCTGTTACGAGAACACGCGATCGCCAAATTCAACAGTTTCAAGGAAGAACTGGATGCGAACGTGTTTCCATGCTTGTCCAGACGCGACGGTTGTTTGCGTCTGATGCGCGAGATCACCAGCCGCGGCGATTTTGTGCCCGACGCGACTTGGCTGATCCGTTTTCGCGAAACGAATCCCAAGACCGGGGTGGTCCAACCCTATGCGGTGGGCACGATCCAAGGGCTGTCGACCGAGGGATGGGGATCGATTCAGAACGTCGGCATCGACCCGGCCCATCGAGGGAAAGGTTTGGGATCGATCTTGCTGTCCAAGGCCGCCACCGGATTTCGAGCGGTCGGGTTAGACCGCATGCACTTGGAAGTCACGACGGAGAACACCGGCGCGGTGCGATTGTACGAACGGCTGGGGTTCAAACGATCCAGCGTCGTCTACAAAGCGGCCGAGGTCGCGGGCGCCTAG
- a CDS encoding beta-ketoacyl-ACP synthase III, whose translation MPDPTTIDRTESSALPTTRGRMGSAPGVRILGCGSYVPDKVVTNEDLAALGCDSDWIVRRTGILERRHAAADQATSDLCYEAALRCLADASVSVDEIDLILVATITPDHFTPSTACHLQRRLGAFAAAMDLSAACAGFMYALTTAAQFVSAGNAKRVLVVGADLMSRTIDPNDKKTYPLFGDAAGAVLIGPDETGWGAGVDEPADAEGPSGLLSYQLGSEGCGGEMLCIPGGGTRLPLTAEGLRDGLQYMKMDGRNVFKWAVRVFDDSAKEVLAAAQVDADELALVIMHQANQRIIDAAVSDLGVSKDRVFVNLDRYGNTSGASIPLAMDEAFRQGRLVRGDYVLLCGFGSGLAWGTALLRY comes from the coding sequence ATGCCCGACCCGACCACGATTGATCGCACCGAATCATCTGCCCTTCCCACGACACGCGGCCGAATGGGATCGGCACCGGGGGTACGCATCCTGGGATGCGGGTCCTATGTCCCGGACAAAGTGGTCACCAACGAGGACCTTGCGGCACTGGGATGTGACAGCGATTGGATCGTGCGACGAACCGGGATTCTCGAGCGGCGTCACGCAGCGGCCGACCAGGCCACGAGCGACCTGTGCTATGAAGCCGCCCTGCGTTGCCTGGCCGACGCCTCGGTCTCGGTCGACGAGATCGACTTGATCCTGGTTGCCACGATCACTCCGGATCACTTCACGCCCTCGACGGCCTGCCATCTGCAACGCCGCCTGGGCGCGTTTGCCGCCGCGATGGACCTGAGTGCCGCCTGTGCGGGATTCATGTACGCGCTGACGACGGCTGCCCAGTTCGTTTCCGCCGGCAATGCGAAACGCGTCTTGGTGGTCGGGGCGGACTTGATGAGCCGAACGATCGATCCCAACGATAAAAAAACGTACCCGCTGTTCGGAGACGCTGCCGGCGCCGTCTTGATCGGCCCCGACGAAACGGGTTGGGGAGCGGGCGTTGACGAACCGGCCGATGCCGAAGGCCCCTCGGGGCTCCTCTCGTACCAACTCGGCAGCGAAGGTTGCGGCGGGGAAATGCTTTGCATTCCCGGCGGCGGCACCCGTCTGCCGTTGACCGCTGAAGGCTTGCGTGACGGATTACAGTACATGAAGATGGACGGACGGAACGTCTTCAAATGGGCCGTTCGCGTGTTCGACGACAGTGCCAAAGAGGTCCTGGCCGCGGCACAGGTCGACGCGGACGAACTGGCACTGGTCATCATGCATCAGGCCAATCAGCGGATCATCGACGCCGCCGTTTCCGATCTGGGTGTTTCCAAGGACCGGGTGTTCGTGAATCTCGATCGCTATGGGAACACCTCCGGGGCCAGTATCCCGCTGGCGATGGACGAGGCATTCCGGCAAGGCAGACTGGTTCGCGGCGATTATGTGCTGCTGTGTGGATTCGGCAGCGGCTTGGCCTGGGGCACGGCGCTGCTGCGGTACTAG
- a CDS encoding RNA polymerase sigma factor has protein sequence MTAPTEHDDESKSGETCTGAIERFSDAELLDAWTHDRLATAFAVLVGRYSRMVLTVCQRKCRSATDADDAYQTTFLLLAKNSAKISRPECLPGWLHRVAHRASIATLTGNHRNSEPMIEPVLIDDPLDRITRQHDAIALDEELAGLPEHYRAAVVMQIYDDCPIERMAEHFQTSLGSIRGRLQRGKKLLADRLRRRGVVPLLAVAAAGSYTASADEVSAASTSLLLSLADGPPPAPPIAENLLHPLVASGKRIMTPWNIVGGLTAAGTVAAMLLSSSIASDSGSPASPTASAPISIAAEPDAIVAQFAASAAPADATAQTSSDRTPEPGATAQGGAMPSESLPAVSAGMIMPPPSPASETQTVLKRRFRAATPTGKLADALAEMMDQPVDLQINGNLDSMVDQLQDQLQQPVILNPRVIEYAKLQPDAPLNYAGRSEPLRTALRKLLQPLGLKATIESEGLVVTADHSELVHRGIGTDRWLSVDDAMMRQADEKLAKPISETFVETPLVQAVSQLSQALDLPIVIDKRSLEDIGIDPDLPVNADLHHLSGYDLIAYLLREHDLALTVKGNLHTVGSDEFAEYHMLSRVYWLEGIGLGGDFDSLTGLIESTIDPDNWEALGGNSTLSPAPGNRPGIVISTTYETHRQIEQLLDALRENSFAPDAIAEEVEVAIPQPPAGLRGFGGGFGFGGGSGGMGGAGGFM, from the coding sequence ATGACAGCACCAACAGAACACGACGACGAATCGAAATCCGGCGAGACCTGCACCGGGGCGATCGAGCGGTTCAGCGACGCCGAGTTGCTGGACGCGTGGACACACGATCGGCTCGCGACGGCATTTGCGGTCCTGGTCGGACGTTACAGCAGAATGGTGTTGACCGTCTGTCAACGCAAATGCCGCAGCGCCACCGATGCCGATGATGCATACCAAACCACGTTTTTGTTGCTGGCCAAGAACAGCGCGAAAATCTCGCGCCCCGAGTGCCTGCCCGGCTGGCTGCATCGCGTCGCCCATCGCGCGTCGATCGCCACCCTCACCGGAAACCATCGAAACTCCGAACCGATGATTGAACCAGTGCTGATCGACGACCCACTGGACCGCATCACCCGGCAACACGATGCGATCGCGCTGGACGAGGAACTCGCCGGGCTGCCCGAACATTATCGCGCCGCGGTCGTGATGCAGATCTACGACGACTGTCCGATCGAGCGGATGGCCGAACACTTCCAAACATCGCTGGGATCGATCCGCGGACGACTGCAGCGGGGCAAGAAACTGCTCGCCGATCGGTTGCGACGGCGTGGGGTCGTCCCGCTGCTGGCCGTCGCCGCCGCCGGATCCTACACCGCCTCGGCCGATGAAGTCTCCGCCGCCAGCACGTCGCTGCTGTTGTCTCTGGCCGACGGGCCGCCGCCGGCGCCACCGATCGCGGAAAACCTTCTCCATCCCCTCGTCGCTTCAGGAAAACGAATCATGACTCCGTGGAACATCGTCGGCGGACTGACCGCCGCCGGAACCGTCGCCGCCATGTTGCTGTCGTCTTCAATCGCCAGCGATAGCGGTTCCCCCGCTTCGCCAACTGCATCGGCGCCGATCTCCATCGCTGCCGAACCCGATGCGATCGTCGCCCAGTTCGCCGCGTCTGCTGCCCCAGCCGATGCGACAGCCCAAACCTCCAGCGACCGAACTCCCGAACCCGGGGCAACCGCTCAGGGTGGTGCAATGCCCAGTGAATCCCTGCCCGCGGTCTCGGCCGGGATGATCATGCCTCCGCCGAGCCCCGCGTCTGAAACGCAAACCGTCTTGAAACGACGCTTTCGCGCCGCGACCCCCACTGGAAAACTCGCCGACGCACTGGCCGAAATGATGGACCAGCCCGTCGACCTGCAGATCAACGGAAACCTGGATTCCATGGTCGATCAACTGCAGGACCAACTGCAACAACCCGTCATCTTGAACCCACGCGTGATCGAGTATGCAAAACTCCAACCCGACGCGCCGCTGAACTACGCCGGACGTTCCGAACCGCTGCGAACCGCACTCCGCAAACTGCTGCAACCGCTGGGACTGAAAGCGACCATCGAAAGCGAAGGGTTGGTGGTCACCGCCGACCACAGCGAACTGGTTCATCGCGGGATCGGAACCGACAGGTGGCTCAGCGTGGATGATGCGATGATGCGCCAAGCCGACGAAAAACTTGCCAAGCCGATCAGCGAGACCTTTGTGGAAACGCCGCTTGTCCAAGCCGTCTCGCAATTGAGCCAAGCACTGGATCTGCCGATCGTGATCGACAAGCGTTCCTTGGAAGACATCGGTATCGATCCCGATTTGCCCGTCAACGCGGATCTCCATCATCTTTCCGGATACGATCTGATCGCATACCTGCTGCGAGAGCATGACCTGGCGCTAACGGTCAAAGGCAACCTGCACACGGTGGGATCCGACGAGTTTGCCGAATACCACATGCTCTCCCGAGTCTACTGGCTCGAAGGCATCGGACTCGGTGGGGACTTCGATAGCCTGACCGGCTTGATCGAATCCACCATCGATCCGGACAACTGGGAAGCCCTGGGCGGTAATTCAACCCTGTCGCCCGCGCCGGGCAACCGTCCGGGAATCGTGATCAGCACCACGTATGAAACCCATCGGCAGATCGAGCAATTGCTTGATGCCCTCCGTGAAAACTCCTTCGCCCCCGATGCGATCGCCGAAGAGGTCGAAGTCGCGATCCCCCAGCCGCCGGCGGGACTACGTGGTTTCGGCGGCGGGTTTGGTTTCGGCGGGGGTAGCGGCGGTATGGGCGGCGCCGGCGGATTCATGTAA
- the rnc gene encoding ribonuclease III, which translates to MHFDPPGTGDDVRLVASPRDESGDLDHSEKLSRCQQLIDYQFKDQELLRYALTHASGASHRLASNERLEFLGDSILGFVICSWLYEEYPEYNEGDLTKIKSAVVSRRTCGKVACQIGLDECLIVGRGVTRNRSYPRSLVSDVFESIVAALYLDGGHDVVRDRLKTWLKGEVEMAVTSQGATNYKSTLQQRAQRDIACTPMYRLKREMGPDHRKSFLISAVINGSEYTAAWGTNKKEAEQKAAANALAEMNGDPLPYPLPDDPN; encoded by the coding sequence CTGCACTTCGATCCGCCCGGGACCGGCGACGATGTTCGGCTGGTCGCTTCCCCGCGGGATGAATCGGGCGACCTGGACCACTCCGAAAAACTCTCTCGTTGCCAGCAGCTGATCGATTATCAATTCAAAGACCAGGAGTTGCTGCGGTACGCGTTGACGCATGCATCCGGGGCGTCGCACCGCCTGGCGAGCAACGAGCGATTGGAATTCCTGGGCGATTCCATCCTGGGCTTCGTCATCTGTTCATGGCTGTACGAAGAGTACCCCGAATACAACGAGGGCGATTTGACGAAGATCAAGTCGGCCGTCGTCAGTCGGCGGACGTGCGGTAAAGTGGCCTGTCAAATCGGACTGGACGAATGTTTGATCGTCGGCCGCGGTGTGACCCGCAATCGCAGTTACCCGCGATCGTTGGTCAGTGACGTCTTCGAATCGATCGTGGCGGCGTTGTATCTCGATGGCGGCCACGATGTCGTTCGCGACCGGTTGAAGACCTGGTTGAAGGGCGAGGTTGAAATGGCCGTGACCAGCCAAGGTGCAACGAATTACAAGTCGACGCTTCAGCAGCGCGCCCAGCGCGACATCGCTTGCACACCGATGTATCGATTGAAACGCGAGATGGGGCCCGATCACCGAAAGTCATTCTTGATCAGCGCGGTCATCAACGGCAGTGAATACACCGCCGCGTGGGGCACCAACAAGAAGGAAGCGGAGCAGAAAGCGGCGGCCAATGCGTTGGCGGAAATGAACGGCGACCCGCTCCCCTATCCGCTGCCGGACGATCCCAACTAG
- a CDS encoding RNA polymerase sigma factor, producing MHDEPSGASETLDAETLIHRHQRGVWRYLRMLGCDDATADDLTQETFLRVLRRDDFVQHNDSATAGYLRRTAYNLLVSRHRKLGRVQTTGEPELLDETWDRWAGKDLTGDAAVEALQQCFQKLTERAQIALRMRFDSSASRVEIGEALGITDHGARNLMQRAKQQLRNCVEEKLQLNNEP from the coding sequence GTGCATGATGAACCATCCGGGGCGTCGGAAACACTCGACGCGGAAACGCTGATCCATCGCCATCAACGGGGCGTCTGGCGCTACCTGCGAATGCTCGGTTGCGACGACGCGACGGCCGATGATTTGACGCAAGAAACCTTCTTGCGGGTGCTGCGACGCGACGACTTCGTCCAACACAACGACAGCGCCACCGCCGGCTACCTGCGGCGAACCGCCTACAACCTGCTGGTTTCCAGACACCGCAAACTGGGACGTGTCCAAACCACCGGAGAACCCGAACTGCTAGACGAAACCTGGGACCGCTGGGCCGGCAAAGACCTGACCGGCGACGCCGCCGTAGAAGCCCTCCAACAGTGTTTCCAAAAACTGACCGAACGGGCCCAAATCGCCTTGCGAATGAGATTTGATTCCAGTGCCAGCCGCGTCGAAATCGGCGAAGCACTGGGGATCACCGATCACGGAGCCCGAAACCTGATGCAACGAGCCAAGCAACAACTGCGAAATTGCGTTGAAGAAAAACTGCAGCTCAACAACGAACCATGA
- a CDS encoding S26 family signal peptidase: protein MKSLVSRAAPIVVAIIAIAVSVCAYQWGRRSARGVTATDGPAFAGPKVPMFQIVGDSMAPTLTDGQVYQISDVREELWIGDVVAIEWDGKRHVKRIAALGGNRVDLVDGRLTIDGRRLEDVIATRADSGQGRDAFLPPALVAVESQPDHWNRSDAAANWLVYGYRNPYQAGRITAVMDDYPTNHSVRRILNPVDRLVIQIRPRAGGTAPKSNPIVAVTFFDPSHAIVATQARSGQARYRDARPEVAGASADREQLVAALDAAHPVAVQLNQHQADRYTLHVYREIEYRDDRPSGTVSYPITLAADDVFVVGDNVPVSVDSRTVGPLKQSAVVGKVVRPAELAQGR from the coding sequence ATGAAATCACTGGTTAGCCGCGCGGCTCCGATCGTCGTCGCAATCATCGCTATCGCGGTTTCCGTCTGCGCCTACCAGTGGGGTAGACGGTCGGCCCGCGGCGTGACTGCCACCGATGGGCCGGCATTTGCCGGTCCGAAGGTGCCGATGTTTCAGATCGTCGGCGACTCGATGGCCCCCACCCTGACGGACGGTCAGGTTTATCAGATTTCCGACGTCCGCGAGGAGCTGTGGATCGGTGACGTGGTCGCGATCGAGTGGGACGGCAAACGACATGTCAAACGCATCGCCGCCCTGGGCGGAAACCGTGTCGATCTGGTCGACGGCAGATTGACCATCGACGGGCGACGACTGGAAGACGTGATCGCAACACGAGCTGATTCGGGCCAGGGCCGAGATGCGTTTCTGCCGCCGGCGCTCGTGGCGGTGGAATCGCAACCCGATCATTGGAATCGCAGCGATGCAGCGGCCAACTGGCTGGTCTACGGCTATCGCAACCCCTATCAAGCCGGACGCATCACGGCGGTCATGGACGACTACCCGACAAACCACTCGGTGCGTCGCATCCTCAATCCCGTCGATCGATTGGTCATCCAGATCCGGCCACGGGCGGGTGGCACGGCTCCTAAATCAAATCCCATTGTGGCGGTGACGTTTTTCGATCCCTCGCACGCCATCGTCGCAACCCAGGCACGCTCGGGCCAGGCGCGTTACCGCGATGCGCGCCCGGAGGTGGCCGGAGCATCAGCCGATCGAGAGCAACTCGTTGCAGCACTCGATGCGGCCCACCCCGTCGCGGTGCAGTTGAATCAGCATCAGGCCGATCGGTACACGCTGCATGTGTACCGTGAGATCGAATACCGTGACGATCGACCCAGCGGCACCGTGAGCTATCCGATCACGCTGGCCGCGGACGACGTGTTTGTCGTCGGAGACAACGTTCCGGTTTCGGTCGACAGCCGAACCGTCGGCCCCCTGAAACAATCCGCGGTTGTCGGAAAGGTCGTTCGCCCTGCCGAACTCGCCCAGGGGCGGTAG
- a CDS encoding DUF1549 domain-containing protein: protein MIAIIAGGAWTCPAQSVAPPQIAMINDAIEQGWADYEITPAKEADDAIWCRRVFLDIIGRIPNLEEQQEFASDRGGSRRAKLVDRLLHDDRYTEEYANHWATVWTNLLIGRGGGMDRRDLTNRDGMMKYLRDSFAANKSYDRMVYELVTAEGSTKPGAPGFNGAVNFLVGKVNEEKAVLAASSVSRLFLGQQVQCTQCHNHPFNDWKQQKFWEFNSFFRQSRALRRFVDGTRDVEYAELVSEDYAGEAGDPNDALVFYEMRNGLTRVAYPVFTDGTEIAKSGYVDDVNRRKELGRLMLDSQSLDRMAINRYWSMFLGYGFTKPIDDMGPHNNPTHPELLDNLSEAFRGSSYNLKDLITWITLSRPYSLASVLGSNNQIDDPSIGETPKFSRFYLRQMSAEQLYQSLVSASGGNAEGTYEQQEKKRRDWMRQFVVTFGTDEGDEATTFDGSIPQALMLFNGELTLNATSTKPGSFLDRLSQSGRSTRDRLNRLYMAGLSRTPTKREVAMAGELYRARGGKEIEMLQDVWWAILNSNEFIMQH from the coding sequence ATGATCGCCATCATTGCGGGTGGTGCATGGACCTGCCCGGCGCAAAGCGTTGCCCCGCCGCAGATCGCGATGATCAATGATGCGATCGAGCAGGGGTGGGCGGACTATGAAATCACGCCCGCCAAAGAAGCGGACGATGCGATTTGGTGCCGGCGCGTTTTCTTGGACATCATCGGCCGGATTCCGAATCTGGAGGAGCAGCAGGAGTTTGCGTCTGACCGTGGCGGCAGCCGTCGCGCAAAACTGGTCGATCGGTTGCTGCACGACGATCGCTACACCGAAGAATATGCCAACCATTGGGCCACGGTTTGGACCAATTTGCTGATCGGTCGCGGCGGCGGAATGGACCGGCGTGACCTGACCAACCGTGACGGGATGATGAAGTACCTGCGAGATTCGTTCGCGGCGAACAAGTCGTATGATCGGATGGTTTACGAACTGGTGACGGCCGAGGGGTCGACCAAACCCGGCGCACCGGGGTTCAACGGCGCCGTCAACTTTTTGGTCGGCAAGGTCAACGAGGAAAAAGCGGTGCTGGCGGCCAGCAGCGTTTCGCGGCTGTTCCTGGGTCAGCAAGTGCAATGCACGCAGTGCCACAATCACCCGTTCAACGATTGGAAACAACAAAAGTTCTGGGAGTTCAATTCGTTCTTTCGCCAGAGCCGCGCCCTGCGGCGGTTCGTCGACGGCACGCGTGATGTCGAGTACGCCGAGCTGGTCAGCGAAGACTATGCGGGCGAAGCGGGCGACCCCAACGATGCGCTGGTCTTTTACGAAATGCGAAACGGACTGACCCGCGTCGCATACCCGGTGTTCACCGATGGCACGGAGATCGCCAAAAGCGGATATGTCGATGACGTCAATCGCCGCAAGGAACTGGGACGCTTGATGCTCGACAGCCAATCGCTCGATCGGATGGCGATCAATCGTTACTGGTCGATGTTCCTGGGATACGGATTCACCAAGCCCATCGACGACATGGGCCCCCACAACAACCCGACACACCCCGAACTGTTGGACAACCTGTCCGAAGCCTTCCGAGGCTCCAGTTACAACCTCAAAGACCTGATCACTTGGATCACCCTTAGCCGTCCCTATTCGCTCGCATCGGTGCTGGGCAGCAACAATCAAATCGACGACCCGTCGATCGGTGAAACGCCCAAGTTCTCCCGCTTCTATCTGCGCCAGATGAGCGCCGAACAGCTCTACCAGTCGCTCGTTTCCGCATCGGGCGGCAACGCCGAAGGGACGTACGAACAACAGGAAAAGAAACGCCGTGATTGGATGCGTCAGTTCGTCGTGACCTTCGGAACCGATGAAGGCGACGAAGCGACCACCTTTGACGGCTCGATCCCCCAGGCGTTGATGCTGTTCAATGGTGAACTGACCCTGAATGCGACCAGCACCAAACCGGGCAGCTTCTTGGATCGGCTGTCACAATCGGGGCGGTCGACGCGTGATCGTTTGAACCGACTTTACATGGCCGGCTTGTCGCGGACACCGACCAAACGCGAAGTCGCCATGGCCGGCGAACTGTACCGGGCCCGTGGCGGGAAAGAAATCGAAATGCTGCAGGACGTCTGGTGGGCGATTCTGAACAGCAATGAATTCATCATGCAGCATTGA